The Nitrosococcus watsonii C-113 genome includes the window TCCGCCAGAATTACACAAGTTCTCAGCTCGTGCTGTGCTAACCTTGCCAAACCCATCGGAATTAGACAATCTCGTGCGGGAAGTCGCCAGGGAATGGTCCCGCAAGCACAACGGTAAACCGGTTAAAGCTGATCCCCAGGCGCTGCGGATGCTGGTGAGTAATTTATCGGGTTTGAGTTACAAGGATGCTAAACGTTTGGCTCGCAATGGAATCTTTAATGATGGAGCAGTGACCCGCCTCGATTTGCAACGGGTGATGAAGGCGAAGTACGAGCTTCTCAATCAAGCAGGGGTGCTTACCTTTGAGTATGAGAGCGCGCGTTTTGCTGATATTGGCGGTTTCAAGCGGCTTAAGCATTGGTTGGAACAGCGCCGCGACCCCTTAATAAGCGGCCCCCAGCCTTCTCCGTTGGCAGTACCCAAGGGGATTTTATTATTAGGGGTGCAAGGATGTGGAAAAAGTTTGGCGGCAAAGGTGGTCGCGGGGGCGTGGGGGATTCCCTTGTTGCGGCTCGATTTTGGCGCACTTTATAATAAATTTTTTGGCGAGACCGAGCGCAACCTGCGCGAGTCTCTCAACATGTCTGAAGCGATGGCGCCTTGTGTGCTATGGATTGATGAGATTGAAAAGGGGGTATCCACGGAGGGTTCGGACAATGCTACTTCCCGCCGCGTGCTGGGGACTTTATTAACCTGGCTGGCGGAGAAAAAAGCGCCGGTATTTATGGTCGCAACGGCCAATGATATCGAGGCCCTGCCGCCGGAACTGATCCGCAAAGGCCGTTTTGACGAGATATTTTTTGTGGATTTACCGGATCAGACAGCCCGGGAAACGATTTTCCGTATCCATCTAGCCAAGCGAAATGCAGACATGACCGTGATTGACATTCCCCATCTGGCCACCATGAGTGAGGGGTTTTCCGGTGCGGAAATCGAACAGGTGGTTGTTTCTGCTTATTATTCCACCCATGCTCAAAGTTCCGTTCTCGATACCCAGTCCATTGCCGCGGAAATTGCTTTAACCCGACCGCTATCGGTCACGATGGCAGAGAGGATCGCCTACTTGCGGTCGTGGGCGGTCGAACGAACCGTACCTTGTGATTAGCTTCGCGTAGGATGATGCTATTTCGTACCGTGGGAATCATACTGGTGGTAGGGTTGTTAACGCTTGTGGCCTGCGCCCCCTACGTTCAGCATTCTCTGGATGAACCGTTGCAAAGCCCCCTGTTGGAGACAGCGCGGTTTATTACCGCGGATGGCGAAATTCTTCCCGTACGTACCTGGCTGCCGAAAGGGGAGCCCCGTTCCATCGTCATTGGGGTTCATGGCTTTAATGATTACAGCCGTGCTTTCGCCAAGGTGGGCACGTATTTAGCGCAACAAGGAGTTGCTGTTTATGCCTATGATCAGCGGGGCTTTGGCGCCACGCGGCAGCGGGGGAAGTGGCCAGGTGTGGAATTGCTTGTCAAGGATCTCCGCGCCTTTATCCGGGCCGTGGGCACCCGCCATCGAAATCGCCCCCTTTATCTGCTAGGCGAAAGCATGGGGGGAGCCGTTGCCATGGTGGCTTTGGCGGGTCCTGAGGCGCTCTTGGTGGATCGTTTGATCCTAGTTGCCCCGGCAGTTTGGGGCGGGCAAAGTCTGAATAGTTGGTACCGATCACTGCTCTGGGTGTCTGCCCATACGTTGCCCTGGTTGAAGCTCACTGGAAGTAGTTTGAAAATTAAAGCTTCGGATAATAGGGAGATGCTAAAACGAATGCGTGCTGATCCCCTGATTATCAAGGAAACCCGAATCGATGCCCTTTATGGCATGGTTCAGCTTATGGATAAGGCCCGGAAGGTTATTCCCCAACTTCATATGCCTACGCTGGTGTTATATGGAGGCCGAGATCAAGTGATTCCTGAACGGCCCATTTGCCATCTCTTGGAGGAGCTTCCAGGTCCCCACTCGGTGGCTTTTTATCCCGCAGGCTACCATATGCTATTGCGGGACCGAGAGGCTGAGCGGGTCTGGCAAGACTTGGTGGCATGGTTACAGGTACCGGTTCGGATGTTAAATTCTCGCATTCCCGCCAGGTGCCTGCCGCTGCTGGCTCAAACCGGTTAAGAAATCGTGGGGCCGATAAATTGCTTGCAGGGAACTCACCCTGGCATAATTTATTTATTTACCGGAAATTAAGAGAGAAATTTGGAGAATAGACTATGCGCGCTAGTGGAACTTTAGCTCCTGAGTGGAAGGTAGCCCAATGGTTTAATACCCAGCAGCCGTTGCAGCTCGCTGACCTTCGAGGGAAGGTCGTGGTGATGCACGCTTTTCAAATGCTTTGCCCCGGGTGTGTAGTACATGGTTTGCCCCAGACCCAGAAAATTTATAATGTTTTTGACGCCAATGAAGTCGTGGTGGTGGGTTTGCATACGGTGTTCGAGCACCATGAGGTCATGACTCCCCAGGCGCTTGAAGTTTTTATTCATGAATATCGTTATACCTTTCCCATCGGCGTCGATCAGCCAGATGGGCAATCAGGGTTGCCACTGACGATGCGCGCCTATGGAATGCAGGGGACTCCTAGCCTGATCTTGATTGATCATAAAGGCCGTCTTCGCAAGCATAGTTTTGGCCGCGACGACGATATCCAGGTAGGGGCGGATATTGCGACCCTGATTAGTGAAGCGAAAGCGGCGCCTCTAGCCGAAGCGGAGAACGCTGGCGGCAATGCTGGTTGCGATGAGGACAAGTGCACGGCCTAGCTCGCGGGTGGCAGGGGGACGCTAGGGTGAGAGGTCTTTATACCCTTGAAGCAGCGCGGATGCGGGCAGCAGCCATACGCGCTCCCGCGATATTGCGGGCAGCAGGCCCCAGTTCAAGTTCGGCGAGAGGGCCTGTCACGAAAATCCCCTCGGTCCAGCGTAGGTGGGAATCCACAAGAGGGTAATTATCTGTATGCACGGGTAAACCCAGTTCGGCAATGGCTTTTTCTAGCCATTTTCCGCCGGGACGCTGGCGACCAAAGCCGGTGGCAAGGACGACTCTGTCAGTGATGAGCGGGTCGGCCCGTTTATTCAAGTAAAGCCGCAGGCTTTGATTTCGGTTTAGGGTAGCTCCTGTTATTTGATCGTGGATAAGCTGAATTCGCTCTTCCCTAAGAGCACGCCATAATTGCCGTGCTATGTCCAAGGGAACTGAGCCTCGGTGGCGAGCCTTATCAATAAGGCGGCGGCGCAAGGAGAAGTCCCGTATTTGCCGAAAATTATTTAGTTTTTTGGGACCCAGCCAGCCGGGATCGCTGTCAAAGGCGTGAATCCGTAGTGAGTGGCGCATGAGAAGCATAACGGGGCTGGAGGATTGCTTGCTTGCGGTAATAGCAAACTGAATGGCGCTTAGTCCCCCGCCCACGACTACCAGGTGTTTTTCCTGAAGAGTTGGCAGGGGATTGGGATCATAGAGATGTTGTAGGGGGGAGTCTTTTCTTTTGAAGGGCTTGGCCCAGTCTGGCCAATGGGGCTGTTCTCCTGCCCCCATGGCGAGAATGAGATAGCGGGCGTGAAGGGGTCCTAGGGATGTTTCCACCGTAAATTGGGGAAGAGAAGGGCGGGACAGCCCTTCCGCCCGGGCTGAAAGGAGCCGCTGGTCAAGCTGGTATTCATGGATAAGCGCTTCGCAGTGAGCCCGAAATAACTCTAAAGAGGGACGATAGTGGGGAAGCATAAAGTCCTGGTGATGAGCCCCTTCTGGCTGCGGGCGTTGAAGGGCGAAGCGATGCAGATGGAGGGGATCGGGATGTAAATGGTGGACTCCCGGTGATCGCAGATAGGACATGCCTGTCCGCTGAGTGTATTGTTGCCAGCGCGCCAGCAGGTGATGGTGAGGGTCAATAATGGTGATATCCGCGGCAGCCACCCCTTCCTCCCGTAGAGCAATTGCGCTGCAAGTACCGTGGATTCCACCACCGATAACAAGCCATTTATCCATTATCCATAGACTGAGCAAAAACCTTGATTTTATCCTGAGTGCTCCGCTCCCCGCTAGCACACGCCGGGAGCAATAATAAGTGCCTATCGGCGGAAACCTGGGCTCGCGTTATACTTAGCAAAATTTGCTGTGCTGTACGGCAAGCTGTTTTACCTATAATGTAAGGAATACCCTATGGCTTATGACAAAATCTCCCTTCCCTCCGATGGCCAGCCTATTACCGTTAAGGAGGACTTTAGTCTTGAAGTTCCCGCCCGCCCGCTCATTCCTTTTATTGAAGGCGATGGGATTGGGGTGGATATCACCCCGGTGATGCGCCAAGTCGTCGATAAAGCAATTGCCGTGGCCTATGGGGGGGAGCGCTCCCTGGCCTGGACCGAGGTCTATGCGGGGGAAAAGGCAACACGCGTGTACGGCACTGATGAATGGCTGCCAGCGGAGACCTTGGATGCCTTGCGACAATTCGTGGTGTCTATCAAAGGCCCCCTTACCACGCCAGTGGGCAAAGGTATCCGTTCTTTAAACGTGGCGATCCGTCAGGTGCTGGATCTCTATGCCTGCATCCGGCCGGTTCGATATTTTCCAGGGACGCCAAGTCCCTTGGCCGATCCTTCCCGCACCCATATGGTGGTGTTTAGGGAAAACACCGAAGATATCTATGCCGGTATCGAGTGGCCAGCCCAGTCACCCGAGGCGAAAAAAATTATTGAATTTCTGCGGCAAGAGATGGGCGTGGAAAAAATCCGTTTTCCGGAAAGCTCTGGCATTGGCATTAAGCCTGTGTCCCGGGAAGGCTCCCAGCGCCTCATCCGTAAAGCTTTGCAATACGCCATTGATAACGATCGCCGTTCAGTGACTCTGGTGCATAAGGGTAACATTATGAAGTTTACTGAAGGGGCTTTTTGTGACTGGGGCTATGCGCTGGCTCAGGAAGCTTTTGGCGCCCGCCCCATTGATGGGGGTCCTTGGTGTGAGTTCACGCCTCCTGAAAGGGGGCATAAAATTATTGTCAAAGACGCCATTGCCGACAACTTTCTGCAACAAATTCTGCTTCGTCCCGAAGAGTATGAGGTCATTGCGACTCTTAATCTCAATGGAGATTACATCTCCGATGCGCTAGCGGCCCAGGTGGGCGGAATTGGGATGGCGCCGGGGGCGAATATGGGGGATAGGGTTGCCGTGTTCGAGGCGACCCACGGGACTGCGCCTAAATATGCGGGCCAGGATAGGGTCAACCCCAGCAGCATTATTCTTTCGGGGGAGATGATGTTGCGCCATCTCGGCTGGAATGAAGCGGCTGATCTGATTATTCAGGGTATTACGGATGCCTTGGCCGCCAGGACGGTGACCTACGACCTGGCCCGATTGATGGAAGGCGCGACTCAAGTCTCGTGTTCTGGCTTCGGGGAAGCCATTATGAAGCACATGGCAGCTCCTGCTTAGCTGTTTTTGCTACTCAATGGAAAATAGGGACCCGACAGAACAGCAATTGCGTGCCGAAGCCGATGCCCTGTGCCGGGATCATCGCTTCAGGCGGGCCGTGTGGGAATGCTTCCCAGGGTCAGGTCATGAAAGCATGGGGATGGCGCTCAATACCGCGATCCATCCCCATGATCAGATGCTCATCCATTCATTGCGCCATCACCGCGATCCCAATGCGGCCGTGAGTCAGTATTACAATGTGGCGCTGCAGCAGTATTTTGCCGCCCAACAGATCCTGCAAGCTTTTTTTCCAAACCCTGAGCCAGATTTCGCTTTTCTAGATTTTGCCTGTGGATTTGGCCGGTTAGTTCGATTGCTGACCCTCAGCCTGTCCACGACTAATGTCTGGGTTGCGGAAATACAAAAAGATGCCCTTGCTTTTGTCACCCAAACATTCAATGTTCAGGCGCTGGAGTCCAGTGCCAGTCCGGAGCAATTCCAAGCCGAGCGGCAGTTTGATTTTATTTGGGTGGCTTCTCTATTTTCCCATCTACCGCCAGGGCTATTCCAGCGCTGGCTGCAGCGGCTTCTATCCTTGCTGAACCCACGCGGCATTCTTTGTTTCAGCGTCCATGATCAAGTGCTTTTGCCCGTTGGAGCAAGCTTGCCAGAGACAGAGATTTTGTTTAATCCCCACAGCGAAAATGCTGAACTGAACCCTAAAATTTATGGTACCACCTTTGTTAGCGAAAGCTTTGTAAGGCATGCCATCCACGAGGTAGGTGGTGAGGATCATCCCTATTTTCGCATTCCTAAGGGTTTGGCCCAGGAGCAGGATCTCTATGTAGTGGCTAAATCCTCGGTCGTGGATCTGCCAGGGTTGCAAGCCTTTCGTTATGGTCCCTGGGGCTGGGTGGATGAGCGGCGTATTTCAGAGTCCGGTGAATTATACCTGCGTGGCTGGGCTGCCTCTTTGGATGATGGGGCATTGCCTGCCGTTGAGATCAAAGTTAATGGAACCCTTCATCAATGTCCCACCGGATTGCAGCGCAAGGATGTCCGCCAGGTTTTTGGGGATGATCGGCTAGAGTTCGCAGGCTGGGAGTTTAGCTATCCGCTGGCTAGTCAAGCACGGGAAGCTTGGGTCGAAGTCACGGCGAGGACGGTTGCTAACGAAAGGGCCTTGCTCTACGTAGGAAGCCTTTCCCGTTCAAGCTGACCGAACGGCGGGGGATAAAAAATCAACACTCATAAAAAAGGTTTGCGGTAGAGGAGCTTCAGCATGAAAATTATACTCATAATACTTGCCCTTGTGCTTATCATTGCCACCCTTACGCCTTTGATTCGACAGAGCGCATGGTGGATACGAGTCTTTGATTTCCCTCGGCTGCAAATTCTGATTATGGGCTTAGTCGTGTTGGCGGCTTTTTTCTTCTTCTGGGATGTGCAAAATATTTTTGAAGGGATAACGTTTACTGTTCTCGCGGCGGCGATTCTTGTTCAGAGTTATAACATATTTCCCCACACTTTCTTTGCGGCTAAGCAGGTTCGCGATACCTCTGCTGACACGCC containing:
- a CDS encoding NAD(P)-binding domain-containing protein, producing MDKWLVIGGGIHGTCSAIALREEGVAAADITIIDPHHHLLARWQQYTQRTGMSYLRSPGVHHLHPDPLHLHRFALQRPQPEGAHHQDFMLPHYRPSLELFRAHCEALIHEYQLDQRLLSARAEGLSRPSLPQFTVETSLGPLHARYLILAMGAGEQPHWPDWAKPFKRKDSPLQHLYDPNPLPTLQEKHLVVVGGGLSAIQFAITASKQSSSPVMLLMRHSLRIHAFDSDPGWLGPKKLNNFRQIRDFSLRRRLIDKARHRGSVPLDIARQLWRALREERIQLIHDQITGATLNRNQSLRLYLNKRADPLITDRVVLATGFGRQRPGGKWLEKAIAELGLPVHTDNYPLVDSHLRWTEGIFVTGPLAELELGPAARNIAGARMAAARIRAASRV
- a CDS encoding AAA family ATPase, whose product is MSDHYDIELLIKSHIPIIVIETHEELRAVDLLMQIARRLAKPTFKWSVTEGLQRMDLDYAPQRHNSKPLDVLQHIKAVSSPGLFILADFHPYLDDPFHVRLLKDIALTAETRSHTLVLLSHRLNIPPELHKFSARAVLTLPNPSELDNLVREVAREWSRKHNGKPVKADPQALRMLVSNLSGLSYKDAKRLARNGIFNDGAVTRLDLQRVMKAKYELLNQAGVLTFEYESARFADIGGFKRLKHWLEQRRDPLISGPQPSPLAVPKGILLLGVQGCGKSLAAKVVAGAWGIPLLRLDFGALYNKFFGETERNLRESLNMSEAMAPCVLWIDEIEKGVSTEGSDNATSRRVLGTLLTWLAEKKAPVFMVATANDIEALPPELIRKGRFDEIFFVDLPDQTARETIFRIHLAKRNADMTVIDIPHLATMSEGFSGAEIEQVVVSAYYSTHAQSSVLDTQSIAAEIALTRPLSVTMAERIAYLRSWAVERTVPCD
- the icd gene encoding NADP-dependent isocitrate dehydrogenase yields the protein MAYDKISLPSDGQPITVKEDFSLEVPARPLIPFIEGDGIGVDITPVMRQVVDKAIAVAYGGERSLAWTEVYAGEKATRVYGTDEWLPAETLDALRQFVVSIKGPLTTPVGKGIRSLNVAIRQVLDLYACIRPVRYFPGTPSPLADPSRTHMVVFRENTEDIYAGIEWPAQSPEAKKIIEFLRQEMGVEKIRFPESSGIGIKPVSREGSQRLIRKALQYAIDNDRRSVTLVHKGNIMKFTEGAFCDWGYALAQEAFGARPIDGGPWCEFTPPERGHKIIVKDAIADNFLQQILLRPEEYEVIATLNLNGDYISDALAAQVGGIGMAPGANMGDRVAVFEATHGTAPKYAGQDRVNPSSIILSGEMMLRHLGWNEAADLIIQGITDALAARTVTYDLARLMEGATQVSCSGFGEAIMKHMAAPA
- a CDS encoding peroxiredoxin family protein, with product MRASGTLAPEWKVAQWFNTQQPLQLADLRGKVVVMHAFQMLCPGCVVHGLPQTQKIYNVFDANEVVVVGLHTVFEHHEVMTPQALEVFIHEYRYTFPIGVDQPDGQSGLPLTMRAYGMQGTPSLILIDHKGRLRKHSFGRDDDIQVGADIATLISEAKAAPLAEAENAGGNAGCDEDKCTA
- a CDS encoding alpha/beta hydrolase, encoding MMLFRTVGIILVVGLLTLVACAPYVQHSLDEPLQSPLLETARFITADGEILPVRTWLPKGEPRSIVIGVHGFNDYSRAFAKVGTYLAQQGVAVYAYDQRGFGATRQRGKWPGVELLVKDLRAFIRAVGTRHRNRPLYLLGESMGGAVAMVALAGPEALLVDRLILVAPAVWGGQSLNSWYRSLLWVSAHTLPWLKLTGSSLKIKASDNREMLKRMRADPLIIKETRIDALYGMVQLMDKARKVIPQLHMPTLVLYGGRDQVIPERPICHLLEELPGPHSVAFYPAGYHMLLRDREAERVWQDLVAWLQVPVRMLNSRIPARCLPLLAQTG
- a CDS encoding class I SAM-dependent methyltransferase encodes the protein MENRDPTEQQLRAEADALCRDHRFRRAVWECFPGSGHESMGMALNTAIHPHDQMLIHSLRHHRDPNAAVSQYYNVALQQYFAAQQILQAFFPNPEPDFAFLDFACGFGRLVRLLTLSLSTTNVWVAEIQKDALAFVTQTFNVQALESSASPEQFQAERQFDFIWVASLFSHLPPGLFQRWLQRLLSLLNPRGILCFSVHDQVLLPVGASLPETEILFNPHSENAELNPKIYGTTFVSESFVRHAIHEVGGEDHPYFRIPKGLAQEQDLYVVAKSSVVDLPGLQAFRYGPWGWVDERRISESGELYLRGWAASLDDGALPAVEIKVNGTLHQCPTGLQRKDVRQVFGDDRLEFAGWEFSYPLASQAREAWVEVTARTVANERALLYVGSLSRSS